aacGGCTTCCGTAttaacccttgtgtcgcggggggttttacaaacttCAAGTCACACCCAGGCTACTACGAGGGCATCAATTCCGCGACATGTCGCCCTTAGCGGGTTTAGCCTGGCATCCTCAACCACTCTATCTATGCAGTCAAAGTTTTTCGTTAGTCATCATTGTTTTCAGGATGTGTAGGGAGTTTGTCCCATTTTTGAGCCAGAAATAAACTTTCTATGATCAAAAGAACACtggtaatagggatgatgacaatttttttttgcagtgacCGTCttatagatttttgtataataatggatacgtattttttaatttgtcccgcaaacataaattgaccaaattacagtgaatgaaacttacgcatgacgtcacgattgagtataaattttactctatcgttacgtcacaagccccctctcctaaactttaaagcagttaatcattgtcaattctagtttttctgaaaaaggaaaatatacgtgtctcatacttttcaattatctaagtGAGGgactaataagattttttctttttatacccagtcatcaccCCTATTCAAAGATCTTACCTGGTGAACAGTCCAGTGTTGGTGAGTCCATACTTGGTCTCTCCAGCCTTGATGTAGAGCTTGCAAGCATCATGCTGGCGGCAGCAGGTGTCCGTGAAGAAGAACAGCCCCAAGTCGCTGGAGCGAGCCGTGGCCGAGCGCccgtcaccacaccaaaccgtGCCTGGGAAATAGTAAACATAGGAATGATAATTATATAGTCTGAGGGTAAGTATTAGCTAAGAACAAGATGCTAGTGGAGATGTATAGGTAAAAATGTCCTGTACATAAAACTAAGTGTAATTTTttctattaagaaaaaataactagTGCGCTGCTTGAAATTTTGTCGCGCTTTTCTGGTAGACAAAAAAGTACTTGGAAGTAACGAATTGAATCCCACTCCCTTCCCCGAGTGAACGGGAGCTCATGAAGATTTCCGcgcattaccaaaaaaaaggtgTCTTTTCTTATCATTGTCTGAGAAAAGAATAACTGGGATTGTTGTTCTTTTCAACGTAAATTCACcctgtaactttttatttttcttttttaggcACTGTAATTCAATATTCACTGCCGGACAATGTCCGAGTCCTTTGCATTTTTTCACAAAACCTTATCCAAACCAATTTTCCAAGATAATGTTGATATCTTAACTCTTACCAGGATAAATAGCCTGCACTCTGTCCTTAAACGTGTCCACGACGGAGTTAGCGACGTTGGCGACGCTGGTGACTCCTGAGGCCAGGCTGGTGATGAAGCCGCGGTCGTTGTCCAAAGATCCAATGTCCCTGACCCCGGCCATCAGCTGGCTCAGAGGCTTGCTGATGCCAGACGAAATAGTCTTGAGGATACCTCGTCCAAATTGACCTGGGGTAAATggtgtattaagttaatttgggaaaaaaatagaaaatgcaAAATAGTAGTCAGGTACTTTGGTCTGGGACAAAATTAATTGCTACACATTGCCACGCACCGGCAAAAACGCGGGAGACTTtgcacggtggttcaggtttagtcaataagagtctgacactatccgTCCTCCCCTGAGGAGGTGGGTGTCAGAGAGGATTCGCCCACGTTAcaaaacaaaaggttttgtaCCCCGCGACCTTGCTGTATTAACTCATGACTAAAgactccgaaactagtcgggcaatcccgatacgcgtgagtaaaacgttgcatcatttaatagtacTTTGGTCTACTGTTGTCAAACCACCTTTCGTCTGAAAGTAGTAGTTACTATTTTCTATACATATAGTTTTGACATACAATAAGCATCTCAGGATAGTTAAGGTATTGTATAAAACTAAAGGTAACACTTAAGTAACGAACAAATTATGAATATGAACGCGTGTATTACTCGCAACGTGTGATATATTGCATGTAATTTTGTTTCCTTCTTTAACTGTCAtagctattttgtttaaaagccTCTAAAGTCGACACCAAcgcgtaatataataatagttggAAAACATAAGCAAGTTACCACATCCAAAACGTTAAACGAAATTCCATTTGTGTTGTAATCTCTGTTTCACGCACATTTTATGCATAatttattcaactttttttgcaataacgtggtgtatttttgtaaaatgattcacatttctaaaaatacaataaactttattcaaatgtttaaaaatctagatttttaattagttgAATATTGTAAtagattaaattgaaataaattagaaattaaattacatataaataaattcagatCTTATTTAAAACTGGTTTCCGCATTTTCGAGTTAATaagatgatattaaaataaataataagtagtaTCGAAATagctttgaaacaaaaaatgataatttcaaaattaaatatttagaaattgaaaattacaCAGATCAAGTTTTTTCCATTAATAATAGATacactaatattttttacctgCACCTAACGACTTCCAAATATATCtgagaatatatatttatttattcctaagtagaaaaaagagtaaaaaaagatactcataataaaacaatacacaaaaatattatcggcacattattataaacttaaattcGAGATTCTTCTGAGTTTTTTTCCCTTTCATTCGCACTTCTACAagtaacaaatgaataaatggcCAATGTATTAATCTTGTATTACGTAATACGCATCTCAGAGAGTTAcgcatattttaattttaaaccttttttatatgACGCAACGGTACATTTTCATTTGTCCTTGAAGCCGAACCTTGTTTTAAGATGGCGGGCTGTTCCATTTATTTGAAAGCCTACATTCACTAAATTACAAAACCTTTTGGAATGCTATCTGGACTACATTTACGTAAAAATGTGAAAAGGAGTATCgaatacattacaaaaataaatgcaaaaatatgcaaaataaatatttagaattgtCTAATCGGAATATGGCTAAAGACACAACTATTAACTAGAAATATTTTCGATGAATGCATGGTCAAATAACCGGAAAAATTATTTGGACCTAAACAAAATACTTGCTTTCGTAATAGTAACAAAATTTTATCTCTCCAACCAAGCCTTTAATACTAAGTTGGACTCAACTGTCAGTATTATCTGATTCAGCTGATAACCACTGAAATAAAACCTATAATAATCTGACCTCCACGACCCCTCTTACTGTTGAGACAAAAAATTGACGAAACATGGTAGAAAAATTTACCTCACCAAAATGATACATTCTAACATTTACGAAGAGaattcacacaaacatttaattgcTGAACTCCAAACTGGAGTCATTTAAACAAATGGTTACATACATTAATGATAATAAACGGCTTAACATCAGTTTCTCATACGAACGCGACTGAAGTATAATAAAGTTTAGATAATCTTAATACATCTTGTTTGCAGTCTGACCCTGTTTCACGACGGATTTGTAGAAAATCCCACGATCTGTTGATTGTAATTAATAGTAACTCTGGCAGGgtcgttatttattttctaggtGCAGATGCAAAGGAATTTGTATAAAACAGTTATATCCCTACAAATGAAGATTAAGGTTTTAATCTAAAACagttaaaagataatttaacttttcacatttaatttaacactaaatcattaaaatagctaacttagatttttaataagtttattaagaCTGTAACGGTCAGTCGAGATAATTCTGTCTGCAGTCTTACTAAGGATTACTAAATCATTCCTAAGACATTGATAgccatagaaaacaaaagaaggaatatatgaattttatattttaatacccaTAACTGTAAAAACTTCCAGCctcacaacttttaaacggctcaaccgagttttatcaaacatgtctaacaaccataattcacctttaaagCAAAACCAACAATTGAATTCATGccagagacagacagacagaaagaaaCGTCAAACTCATAACACCccaattaaaagaaataaaaaagattttgaatACGATACAAATGAATTCGCAAGTTTCACTATTCGTCTCGCTCGAACTCTACATCTATTCTCTaaactaatgtataaagctgaagagtttgttggtttgaacgcgctaatctcaggaactactggttcaaattgaaaaattctttgtgttgaatagacctttcatcgacgaaggttttaggctatatgtcatcacgctgcgactaataggagcaaagatacaatggaaaatgtggaaaaaacagagcaaggataaatcataacttatatcctttaaccacgcggacaaagtcgcgggcaacagctagtaacaagCCTTATATTCGAACAAGATAAATACTAGTGCTGTGACAGTCAACAATGACCAGACGATCAGTGTCGTTATCAAAGGCGTGTATCCGATTGACCATCGCACGACGAGGTATTTGTGATCTTAACGGATGTGTTTCCGTGCATCAAGAGAACGCTCGTAAGGATTGATCGTGAAGTATTTAGTGAAACGAATTAGAATTGTTTTGCCTAAAAAagcatcatcctagccttttcccaactatgtagaTGTCGGCATTCAGTCTAACtgaatgcagctaagtaccagtataccagtattttacaaggagcgactccctatctgatctcctcaacccagttacctgggcaacacgatacacaTTATAGCTTCTTTACCagttacgactgtcaaagatgagtTAATGATAGCCGGGATCCACAAATTAATGTGCTTTAGAAAACACAGAGGAGCTTTCCATGAAATAGATGGCCttccatccacggaccgactgtatcaagcgtagcttaactcGTGACCTATCCACTTTTACAGTGGTAGCTTAGTGACAAGCTCCTCTGAAGACCAAGTATCtagtaataaaaactacatgTAGAAAGCAGAAGcagaaagaaaaaagttaacataaaaacaatttttattcgaTTGACTAACACAATTCTACAAGCAGTGAAAGTTAAAATATAGCAAGCAGTGATAGTAGTTCCATTTGGCAAGGGCATTTGCCAAGAGTTCCATTATAACTAAAGGTAAAAAGGGTCATAAAATCTTATGATCCCGGTTCGTGATAAACTGCGTTATTATGGTTTCGTGCTTTGGTGTCGAAATCGAGGTTTGATACGTGATCAAATTATACCGTAAGCCTAAATATGTTGCACAGAGTCATCTAAAAAGAGGTTTACATTTTAGTAGTTTAAGGTATTAGTTGCAATGACTGACATGGGAACCGACTCACAACCAATTGAAtcaaatatacctatatttactCTTTAGCctacttaaacattaaaaactctttCGAACTCACCAATTCCTCCATTCTCCTCCCGACTCCTCAATCTCTCAGCCTCCAACATCTCGCTCTGTCTCTGCATCCTCCTAAACAAGTCCACAATTCCCTTCGGTACTACTCTCTCTGCCACACTTTCCACCACACTCTCCACGACGCTCCCAGCCAAACCAAATATCACTGATAATGCATCGGTCTTAGGAGCTGTGGTCGGGACCACGTCCTTAGCATCATAGTAATCCTCAGGTACCTCGGCCTGGTCTTCGGTATCCAATTCTGTGAATATTGGAACGTCTGAATCCTCAGATTCTGTACTCACATCGATTCTGCTCAAATtctttctgttatttttttctggttttataGTAGTTGTTGATTCAAAGATTACTTCGGTCGCGTTTCTTAAAGGCGCCAAAGTGCTTTGTGTTTCACTTGCAGATATGTCTGTTGTCGTATCGTATGTTGTTTGTGTGTCGGCCTCAGTTGTCGATATTGTGTATTTGCTTGTATATTTCTCTGTAACGGGAAGGTCACTCGTCGTTTTGCTATCAGAAAAATCCGTTGTGGTGTCTATTTCTTGTGTCGAAGTCGGTAAAGTCGTTGGTCTTAAAGTAGTCGGTGTTCGTTTCGTCGTCGACAGCGGTATCACCGTCAAATCAAGTTCTGCACTACTTTCTACACTTACTGGAGTATTATCAGTTGTACTTATCAGTTCTAAAGGTATAACACTATAATCTAAGGTTGATGTTGTTTCTAATTTGGCATCGGTTTTATTTCTATCATTATTTTCTAGTTTCTTATCGAAATCTTTGACTATGGTGTATCTGTGTGTTTCTTTGTTGAAGTTTTCGTTAGAGTTCCAGGGGACGTTCCCATATTTCTTGTTGTACTTAAGGTTGTATTCTTCATCGAAATCTATGATGGTGTTGTCGAGGTTCTCTTCTCCATACTTGGGCGGCTCCTGGCTGGAGACGATGGACTTTGGTAAGCAGTTCGCTGGGACACTCAGCAGGAGTATGGCACTGATAATGAGCTTCATTTTCTTTCTCCCACGGTGGTACATTTTATATTAGCCATCTGTAACAAAGAAAATTCAGCTTAATGTCATGAAGTCTTAGAGATGTAAAACTCGAACatcatataaatgtattaaaagttttactaaaCGTTTTGCtaagtgaaatttaaatatgttacgTAGTTTTTTCCTACGGATTAAAATACACTGCCTTTTTATACTtaacctaaataataatttcgaaactaaacaaataacGAAACAGTAAATGCATAACAAAGTAACGTCCATTGTATTGTTACATAATGAGCACAGTGAGTGCGCACGCGCATCCGACGCTAACGATGGTGCTGGTGTTTcaggaattttaaaatattcggAAATGGAAATCTgttgaaaaatgaaatttgcCCTAGAATTTAACGCCTTTTTGAAAACAATGAAACAGAGGAAGTGCAAAGTAAAGTAGTAAAGGGagataatttaacaaaatccCACACTAAGGTATTTGATTCTTCAGTCGCGAGGAGTTCTACAAACTAGTCAACACTTTTAATATTCACTGGTAAAGGTTTTGAGAAACGTCGGTGTGtagaaaaaacaattgacactaTTAcgaaaactcttttaaaaatgttatggaTATACATGAACCGAATGCCATGGTACCATCTAAGGAAGTAGCCGCACAGCCTCTGCATGCAAGCCTTAACCAATAGTGCGTGTTGTGTACACAATTAAAGAAACACGAATGACTTTGAAATGTTTATACTGGTTAAACTGGGTTCGAACCTGCAATCACATGCAAACAAATCCGTACATTGACCTACAAGGCCATCACGACATTCGCACGATTACAGAACattgcaatattaatatttttatgaacaaaacaaACCCAAACGACTAAATATTCATGGACAACGTGTAATATTATGTCATACAAGCAAGATTTTTGGAGTTGTAGGAAAGAGACAGCGCGCTACATTttatagtggcatctctttcacacaacaGTAATTATTCTGCTTTAAGATTTCATAGTAGGCATgcagtataaaattattaaaccaGCTAATTTCCTTAAATGCTAGGTCAAcacgataatttttaaattttaataatttcaacagTCACTTATACAGATAATTCAGGTTAAATTATATTCGGTTACTTTGAAAATTGGTGTCATTTGGTCAAACATTAAAGTGTTGAAGTAATTGttattatgtaaacatttttaaaacttttacccAATTAGGTTGTTATCTAATTAAATGGAAAGTGTTGCTTAGTCACGATActgcatttaaatataaaaacggtAAGTGTGGAAGAGAATGAGTAAATTCGCTTTTTTGAGAAATTTCAAGTAATTTagctaaagatttttttttattttttcgtacccaaagggttaaaacgAAAGCCTATTGTTATTGCTTTTTTGCCTGTCTCTCCGTTTTTTTGCCACCAGGTCGAACTGATGACTTAAATTTTTGGTTGCAATGGTCACCTCTGTAGCGTTTTAAAAATGCCTGGACAACGGCCTATTtggaacaaaaacatttaatttttttgagtgaaagcttaagagtaaaaaaagaacatgggaaattttttttcattaaatacacGATGGAGCTCGTGGCAAAaatacaactgcacaagttattcgatcacaggttaagctacacttgaaaTGGTCGTCCCGTGAATGGGTATccatgtcataacgagttcctccgtgtttcagaaggcacgtaaaattatGGTACCAGGCTGTTATTTCCACGCCTTTGActgtcgaccccaacatagtttggaaaaggctaggatgatgattcCCACAGCAATATGCATGTTTGTCTATCAActctttaaacaattaattaattttaattcacaatAGTTCATAAATCAGTTACTTGAATGCACCTACACAAAATTTGTCTCAACTTCGTAATTTACGGTCTAAGATTGGGTAACCTAAATCCATAAAATACGATACAAGACCTGTTCAACAATGTGCAGTAATTTAACATACAGCCGCATAGCAAAAACACATATACAATGGCACAGTTAAGAGCCTATAAGACCAAACTTCATTACATAAATTGCAACCTTATTACACGCCATTAAGGTTTCTTTTTAGTATTAGTGTTGTTGGTTATAGTTATGTTTATAGAAATCCCTTCACTTTAAAACAGGTGCAGgcacagattataaaaaaacagaaggTCAATCCCATTCAAATGCTGTGTTCCATGTTTGATTGAATCCCGAGACATTACGATGGTTCATTATGTTGATAAACAGGGAAACGGAAAAAGCCTCGTGGAAAGCCCTTCTAGTTATATGATACTTGTTCAATCGTTAATGTCTAAATATAATGTGGTTTAATTGCGGTTCCATGGATGGATTTCTACGCAGGTGCAGAAACCAGGCAGACTAAAAGTGCATTTTTCAAAGATTCcttctttcttattttttttaagatagctGACCATTGACAATCGTTAAGAGAAAATATAGTAGGGAAACTAGGATTCCAAAAATTGGTATCTAACCCGCATTATGCTAGCGTGGCTATCAATACTCAACCCTTCCATGTATAAGAAGACGCCTGTGCCCAGTGTGTTTTGAAAACGATATTTTGTAACGATTAATCAAAGTGATTTGACCTGTCACTTCCATTCGAACAACATTTCCGTTATATTTTGTGTTTGCATAAAAGggaacaaaatattattctaccTTTTAAAGTACTTAATTGATGAACATGATGGCATAGAccttttagaattaaaaaacattacctTATCTCTTTTCAACCCAGTTCAAAAATGAGGagattctcaattcgtctgaagttttttttttattcttgttgcCGGACTGGATAAACCgctttcatttaacgtgaaataattgtaatttggTCCAAAAAGATTTTCAGATAAAATCGGTtgtctgtttttattgttaagacaatattatattctatatgAATAATATggcaatattatattttaaaaaactgtttttatcatTGTCCAATCTATTGTAACATGAACTGAGTTCTCACGGTGCCTATTGATACTCTTTCGTCCAACCTTGATGGATAGGTCAGGTACGTATTAGATTGTACAAGAATTGTGTATTTGTTGATACTAATATTTATAGGAGGCGATTTATAAATGTCAGGTTCACAATTATGTTATTCTCCTAGGTCGTTTTTTGCTCTATTGAAAAGCGATTGTGATATTTGTTGAATGCTTCTTTTAAACAAGGtgacatattaaaataattaatatatttaaacattctaaaatcccacgtttttaactgtcactccatttaaattttatcacaatcggTTTTTATAGCTgcaaattgcattttcatcgggtttgaagttgCCCTAAAAAATTGAGCCTGATAGCTTATCGGGAAGGGcgtcaaaattgagttgcatgaatccaactggaacgacaaacaaacacgaAATTGAGTGTTTAAAAAAGTT
The genomic region above belongs to Trichoplusia ni isolate ovarian cell line Hi5 chromosome 5, tn1, whole genome shotgun sequence and contains:
- the LOC113494410 gene encoding uncharacterized protein LOC113494410: MYHRGRKKMKLIISAILLLSVPANCLPKSIVSSQEPPKYGEENLDNTIIDFDEEYNLKYNKKYGNVPWNSNENFNKETHRYTIVKDFDKKLENNDRNKTDAKLETTSTLDYSVIPLELISTTDNTPVSVESSAELDLTVIPLSTTKRTPTTLRPTTLPTSTQEIDTTTDFSDSKTTSDLPVTEKYTSKYTISTTEADTQTTYDTTTDISASETQSTLAPLRNATEVIFESTTTIKPEKNNRKNLSRIDVSTESEDSDVPIFTELDTEDQAEVPEDYYDAKDVVPTTAPKTDALSVIFGLAGSVVESVVESVAERVVPKGIVDLFRRMQRQSEMLEAERLRSREENGGIGQFGRGILKTISSGISKPLSQLMAGVRDIGSLDNDRGFITSLASGVTSVANVANSVVDTFKDRVQAIYPGTVWCGDGRSATARSSDLGLFFFTDTCCRQHDACKLYIKAGETKYGLTNTGLFTRSHCSCDAKFRECLHRTNSLVSAQIGVTYFNILGPQCFRNAHPIVKCVKKTRITGQKCEEYELDYTKPKMWQWFDNETF